One window of Cohnella hashimotonis genomic DNA carries:
- a CDS encoding alpha-mannosidase: MKKMVAHIVSHTHWDREWYMPYERHHVRLIELMDVLLDTLERDPDYRSFHLDGQTIILDDYLEVRPEMRERLTRLIREGRILIGPWYVLQDEFLTSAEANVRNLLVGHHDAARYGPVAKIGYFPDSFGNMGQAPQLMRQAGIANAIFGRGVKPTGFNNAVSDSAAYESPFSEMIWRSPDGSEVLGILFANWYNNGMEIPVDPDAARVYWDAKLKEAERFASTPQLLFMNGCDHQPVQTDLAAALRTARDLYPGYEFVHSDLPSYVAAVERASARELTVVEGELRSQRTDGWFTLANTASSRVYIKQANAKGQILLERLAEPAAAIAATLGMPHPTPLLVHAWRTLMQNHPHDSICGCSVDEVHAEMMTRFAKSRHMAEPIVERSIAHIASSIDTARFAGDAHVPFVVFNFAGAARSGTVSVELDVARRSSADIGPAAAYADMELIRVGAGAVIDHEGRPVDAEIEDLGVRFGYELPDDKFRQPYMARRIRVTLSADHVPSQGYRTYAWRSEDDAVAAPVAAAVEQEKAVDASPAGLSLENEYIAVAVEPNGSLSLTDKETGEVYRDLGVFENTGDIGNEYVYVQDGERKTLTTDTLKAEVRLVSRSAWRTTVEIVHRWEIPAEADVLLQRERTTMTFLPDRKAGRSARTVPLVITTLATVERGVKALMLKVRYENHAKDHRLRMRFPTDAAASGVHYADSIFEIAERPNEPAGEWRNPSNAQHQQAFAALDHGKRGLAVANIGLNEYEALRDGRGTLAVTLLRAVGELGDWGVFPTPEAQCPGSQEAELAIIPYAGADGRYAAAQEAYAFQVPWLAVQTDAHAGSLPAVYSPLSWTGERLALTAFKRGIQGEDCFYRWFNMSGASSSLALRAEPDSEWYLSNVLEEELGKLVPDADGIVRVDVRPCEIVTIGRRLS; this comes from the coding sequence ATGAAAAAAATGGTCGCGCACATTGTTTCTCACACGCATTGGGACCGCGAATGGTATATGCCCTACGAGCGACACCACGTCAGGCTGATCGAGCTGATGGACGTGCTGCTCGATACGCTCGAGCGCGATCCCGACTATCGGAGCTTTCATCTGGACGGCCAGACGATCATCCTGGACGACTATCTCGAAGTGAGGCCCGAGATGCGCGAGCGCCTGACCCGGCTTATTCGCGAGGGACGAATCCTGATCGGCCCCTGGTATGTGCTGCAGGACGAATTCCTGACAAGCGCCGAGGCGAATGTGCGCAACTTGCTCGTCGGCCATCACGATGCCGCCCGCTACGGTCCCGTTGCGAAAATCGGGTATTTCCCCGATTCCTTCGGCAATATGGGTCAGGCGCCTCAGCTCATGCGCCAGGCCGGAATCGCGAACGCAATCTTCGGACGGGGCGTCAAGCCGACCGGCTTCAACAACGCCGTCTCCGATTCCGCGGCTTACGAGTCCCCCTTTTCCGAGATGATCTGGCGATCGCCGGACGGCTCGGAGGTGCTAGGCATTCTGTTCGCCAATTGGTACAACAACGGGATGGAAATTCCCGTCGATCCCGATGCAGCCCGCGTTTACTGGGACGCCAAGCTGAAGGAAGCCGAGCGTTTTGCATCCACGCCGCAGCTGCTGTTCATGAACGGATGCGATCACCAGCCTGTGCAGACCGACTTGGCAGCTGCGCTCCGCACGGCCCGCGATCTGTATCCCGGCTATGAATTCGTGCATAGCGACTTGCCTTCGTACGTGGCGGCCGTCGAGCGCGCCTCCGCACGCGAACTGACCGTCGTCGAAGGCGAGCTGCGCAGCCAGCGTACGGACGGCTGGTTCACGCTGGCGAATACCGCCTCCAGCCGCGTGTATATCAAGCAGGCCAACGCCAAAGGCCAAATCCTGCTCGAGCGGCTCGCGGAGCCTGCGGCCGCGATCGCTGCAACGCTCGGCATGCCTCATCCGACGCCGCTCCTCGTCCATGCCTGGCGGACGCTCATGCAAAACCATCCGCACGACAGCATCTGCGGCTGCAGCGTAGACGAAGTGCACGCGGAGATGATGACCCGCTTCGCCAAAAGCCGCCATATGGCGGAGCCGATCGTCGAGCGAAGCATCGCCCACATCGCGTCGAGTATCGACACCGCCCGGTTCGCGGGCGATGCGCACGTGCCGTTCGTCGTGTTCAACTTCGCCGGCGCCGCGCGTTCCGGGACCGTCTCCGTCGAACTCGATGTCGCCCGCCGTTCGTCCGCGGACATCGGTCCGGCTGCAGCCTACGCGGACATGGAGCTCATCCGGGTCGGCGCCGGCGCCGTCATCGACCATGAGGGCAGACCGGTGGATGCCGAGATCGAGGATCTCGGCGTCCGGTTCGGCTACGAGCTTCCCGACGACAAGTTCAGGCAGCCGTACATGGCGAGACGAATCCGCGTCACCCTTAGCGCGGACCATGTGCCTTCCCAAGGATATCGGACCTATGCTTGGCGTTCAGAGGATGACGCTGTCGCCGCGCCGGTCGCGGCTGCGGTCGAGCAGGAGAAAGCAGTGGACGCCTCGCCGGCGGGTCTCTCGCTGGAAAATGAATATATAGCCGTTGCCGTCGAGCCTAACGGAAGCTTGTCGCTGACGGACAAAGAGACCGGAGAAGTTTATCGCGACCTCGGCGTTTTTGAAAATACGGGCGATATCGGCAATGAATATGTGTATGTGCAGGACGGCGAGCGCAAGACGCTCACGACGGATACGCTGAAGGCCGAGGTGCGGCTCGTCTCGCGCAGCGCCTGGCGTACGACGGTCGAGATCGTCCATCGCTGGGAGATCCCCGCGGAAGCGGATGTCCTGCTGCAGCGCGAGCGCACGACGATGACGTTCCTCCCGGACCGCAAGGCCGGCAGGTCGGCGCGTACGGTGCCCCTCGTCATTACGACGCTCGCCACCGTCGAGCGCGGCGTCAAAGCCTTGATGCTTAAGGTACGCTACGAAAATCACGCCAAGGATCACCGCCTGCGCATGCGGTTCCCGACCGATGCGGCGGCATCCGGCGTTCACTATGCCGACTCGATCTTTGAGATCGCCGAGCGTCCGAACGAGCCCGCCGGGGAATGGCGCAATCCGAGCAACGCGCAGCATCAGCAGGCGTTCGCCGCACTGGACCACGGCAAGCGCGGGCTGGCCGTAGCCAATATCGGGCTGAACGAGTACGAGGCGCTTCGCGACGGCCGCGGTACGCTCGCCGTGACGCTGCTCCGCGCAGTCGGCGAGCTCGGCGATTGGGGCGTGTTTCCGACGCCGGAGGCGCAGTGCCCGGGCTCGCAAGAAGCGGAGCTTGCGATCATTCCTTACGCCGGCGCCGACGGACGTTATGCGGCAGCCCAGGAAGCGTACGCCTTCCAGGTGCCCTGGCTCGCCGTTCAAACGGATGCTCATGCCGGCTCGCTTCCGGCCGTGTACAGCCCGCTCTCCTGGACGGGCGAGCGCCTGGCGCTGACCGCTTTCAAACGAGGCATTCAGGGCGAGGATTGCTTCTACCGCTGGTTCAATATGAGCGGCGCGTCTTCATCGCTTGCGCTGCGAGCGGAACCGGATTCGGAATGGTATTTGAGCAACGTGCTGGAAGAAGAGCTGGGCAAGCTTGTCCCCGATGCGGACGGCATTGTGCGCGTTGACGTGCGTCCCTGCGAGATCGTTACGATCGGCCGCCGACTTTCATAA
- a CDS encoding helix-turn-helix domain-containing protein — translation MLSLYLHEPYRLQMGGHFLSDETWSHMDRTIADYELIVGVSGVVFMETGGNMYEVRAGEVLFLMPGERHRGYRLSTPGVSFYWFHFFVPEAGNEVPAGQMPRYASCPNPSRVHILARQLLHAANGGYRIRGAGDYFLTCLLIELADQLQDSDGRPAMDAQLHELLAWTRLHALDPDITVGRIADHIGYNKDYLSRMFKRRFGSGLLDYIHGLKLDAAKELLAGGKLGVKEIAGRVGFGDDKQFAKWFKRLAGVTPTAYRQAFGGTRLNNR, via the coding sequence ATGCTGTCTTTATACTTGCACGAGCCCTATCGCTTGCAAATGGGCGGGCACTTCCTGTCGGACGAGACCTGGTCGCATATGGACCGCACGATTGCGGACTATGAATTGATTGTCGGGGTTTCAGGCGTCGTCTTTATGGAGACGGGCGGCAACATGTATGAGGTGCGGGCAGGAGAAGTATTATTTCTCATGCCCGGAGAGCGCCATCGGGGCTACCGGCTTTCCACGCCGGGCGTCTCTTTTTATTGGTTTCACTTTTTCGTTCCCGAAGCGGGGAACGAGGTTCCCGCGGGTCAGATGCCGCGGTACGCAAGCTGCCCGAATCCGAGCCGGGTGCATATATTGGCGCGACAGCTGCTGCATGCCGCCAATGGCGGTTACCGTATTCGGGGAGCGGGCGATTACTTTCTGACTTGCCTGCTAATCGAGCTCGCCGACCAGCTGCAGGATTCGGACGGCAGGCCCGCGATGGACGCCCAGCTCCACGAGCTGCTGGCATGGACGCGCCTTCACGCGCTGGACCCGGACATCACGGTCGGCCGGATTGCCGACCATATCGGGTACAACAAAGACTACCTGTCCCGTATGTTCAAGCGGCGATTCGGATCGGGTCTGCTCGATTACATTCACGGCCTGAAGCTGGATGCGGCGAAGGAGCTGCTGGCGGGCGGCAAGCTTGGGGTCAAGGAAATTGCGGGCCGCGTCGGCTTCGGCGACGACAAGCAGTTCGCCAAGTGGTTCAAGCGGCTCGCGGGCGTGACGCCGACCGCATATCGGCAGGCCTTCGGGGGCACGCGCCTCAACAATCGTTAA
- a CDS encoding DUF6864 domain-containing function, which produces MRIHSGGFEVVYHGRVFAYKMNPIEITLSEENDPLTFLFCVENEPERDDFETDIRLVQHNKVRIACINFPRGKPTGNDDMIHIGVLNNRRLSLSYEVTINYEASAWVLSFTFFAGEGVQGP; this is translated from the coding sequence ATGCGTATTCATTCCGGCGGGTTCGAAGTCGTCTATCACGGCAGGGTGTTCGCCTACAAGATGAATCCGATCGAGATTACGTTGTCCGAAGAAAACGATCCGCTCACGTTTTTGTTTTGCGTCGAAAACGAGCCGGAACGGGACGACTTCGAGACGGACATCCGGCTCGTGCAGCACAATAAAGTCCGAATCGCCTGCATCAACTTCCCGAGAGGCAAGCCGACGGGCAACGACGATATGATCCATATCGGCGTATTGAACAATCGCAGGCTTTCCTTGAGCTACGAAGTAACGATCAATTACGAAGCGAGCGCCTGGGTGCTGTCCTTTACGTTTTTCGCCGGCGAGGGGGTCCAGGGTCCGTGA
- a CDS encoding glycoside hydrolase family 127 protein: MTLQNQTAFPRPIALKNVSIKDDYWSPYIELVRNTVIPYQWEALNDRVADAEPSHAIRNFRIAAGLEEGAFGGFVFQDTDLYKWLEAVGYALAASPDADLERLADEAIALVAAAQQEDGYLNTYFTVAEPGKRWTNLTDCHELYSAGHLIEAAVSYAGATGKKALLDVACRLANHIDATFGERPGQIRGYDGHQEIELALVKLYEATGDRRYLDLAGFFIDERGRQPSFFHHEWEARGRASYWTPGVVQQTPPSLSYHQADKPVREQEFATGHAVRAMYMYAAMADLAVRNGDESLLAACRRLWANTVRKQMYVNGSIGSTHHGEAFTFDYDLPNDTNYSETCASIGLMMFAQRMLQNEAKGEYGDVMERALYNTVTAGMATDGKHFFYVNPMEVWPAASAGNPGKHHVKAVRQKWYGCACCPPNVARLLSSLGHYAFAAGQDTLYAHLHIGAEAKLTLAGRQVAVRMKSRLPWAGEVGLTIAEASGTGDFTLAVRVPAWSERTSFTVNGEPATPEIKDGYAYLRRDWQAGDVFGMTLDMRPRRIYAAAEVRANAGRVALQRGPLVYCLEEADNGAPLAGLAIRAGAELREVPGEGRLTGAVLLETDGLRLEAPANAGGALYRAEPPVRTPQRIVAVPYTLWGNREPGEMQVWVREEP; encoded by the coding sequence TTGACTCTGCAGAACCAGACTGCCTTCCCCCGCCCCATTGCGCTTAAAAATGTCAGTATAAAGGACGACTATTGGTCCCCCTATATCGAACTTGTGCGCAATACGGTCATTCCTTATCAATGGGAGGCGCTTAACGACCGCGTCGCCGATGCGGAGCCGAGCCATGCGATCCGGAATTTCCGCATCGCGGCCGGCTTGGAGGAAGGCGCGTTCGGCGGTTTCGTCTTTCAGGATACGGATTTGTACAAATGGCTCGAAGCCGTCGGCTATGCGCTGGCCGCGTCGCCGGACGCCGATCTGGAGCGGCTCGCGGACGAGGCGATCGCGCTTGTCGCAGCCGCGCAGCAGGAGGACGGCTATCTGAACACCTATTTTACCGTAGCCGAGCCGGGCAAGCGTTGGACGAACCTCACGGACTGCCATGAGTTGTATTCCGCCGGCCACCTCATCGAAGCCGCGGTCTCCTACGCCGGCGCGACAGGCAAAAAAGCGCTGCTCGACGTCGCCTGCCGCCTAGCCAATCATATCGACGCGACATTCGGAGAACGTCCCGGTCAGATTCGGGGCTACGATGGCCACCAGGAGATCGAGCTGGCGCTCGTGAAGCTGTACGAGGCGACCGGCGACCGGCGTTATTTAGACTTGGCCGGCTTTTTTATCGACGAACGCGGACGGCAGCCGAGCTTTTTCCATCATGAATGGGAGGCGCGGGGCCGCGCCTCTTACTGGACGCCCGGCGTCGTTCAGCAGACGCCGCCGTCGCTGTCCTATCATCAGGCGGACAAGCCCGTCCGCGAGCAGGAGTTCGCGACAGGGCATGCCGTGCGCGCGATGTATATGTATGCCGCAATGGCCGATCTGGCTGTCCGAAACGGCGACGAGAGCCTGCTCGCCGCCTGCAGGCGGCTGTGGGCCAACACGGTCCGCAAGCAGATGTACGTAAACGGCAGCATTGGCTCCACGCACCACGGCGAGGCTTTTACGTTCGACTACGACCTGCCCAACGACACGAACTATTCGGAAACTTGCGCGTCGATCGGCTTGATGATGTTCGCCCAGCGCATGCTGCAAAACGAAGCCAAGGGCGAGTACGGCGACGTGATGGAGCGCGCGCTTTACAATACCGTAACGGCCGGCATGGCGACCGACGGCAAGCACTTCTTTTATGTCAACCCGATGGAAGTATGGCCGGCGGCAAGTGCGGGCAATCCGGGCAAACACCATGTGAAGGCCGTGCGGCAAAAATGGTATGGCTGCGCCTGCTGTCCGCCCAACGTTGCCCGCCTGCTCTCCTCGCTCGGCCATTATGCTTTCGCGGCGGGCCAGGACACGCTTTATGCGCATCTGCACATCGGCGCCGAGGCGAAGCTGACGCTGGCCGGGCGGCAAGTCGCCGTTCGCATGAAGAGCCGGTTGCCATGGGCGGGCGAGGTCGGACTCACGATCGCCGAAGCCTCGGGAACCGGAGACTTTACGCTTGCCGTCCGGGTGCCCGCCTGGTCGGAGCGCACCTCGTTCACCGTGAACGGAGAACCGGCTACGCCCGAGATCAAAGACGGCTACGCATACTTGCGCCGTGATTGGCAGGCGGGCGACGTATTCGGCATGACGCTGGACATGCGTCCCCGTCGAATCTATGCCGCCGCCGAGGTGCGCGCGAACGCCGGCCGCGTCGCGCTGCAGCGCGGTCCGCTCGTCTATTGCCTGGAGGAAGCGGACAACGGCGCTCCGCTGGCCGGATTGGCGATTCGTGCAGGAGCCGAGCTTCGCGAAGTGCCCGGTGAAGGGCGCCTGACCGGCGCCGTGCTGCTCGAGACCGATGGCTTGCGGCTCGAAGCGCCTGCGAACGCGGGCGGCGCCTTGTATCGCGCAGAACCGCCGGTGCGGACGCCGCAGCGGATCGTGGCCGTGCCTTATACGCTGTGGGGCAACCGCGAGCCGGGCGAAATGCAGGTTTGGGTTCGCGAAGAGCCGTAA